From a single Deltaproteobacteria bacterium GWA2_45_12 genomic region:
- a CDS encoding adenosylhomocysteinase gives MTNCDIKDPSLASKGKLRIEWAAQNMPVLQLIRDRFAKEKPLKGFRVGACLHVTTETAYLMIALKEGGAEIALCASNPLSTQDDVAASLVHDYGISTFAIKGEDKDTYYKHLNAVLDIKPHLTMDDGADLVSLLHSDRKDALEQIIAGTEETTTGVIRLKSMANDKVLKYPILAVNDAETKHFFDNRYGTGQSTIDGIVRATNRLLAGTTFVVAGYGWCGRGLAMRAHGMGAKVIVTEIDSLKALEALMDGYQVMPMAQAAPLADFFCTVTGNKHVLTKQHFEVMKDGAIVSNSGHFNVEIDLESLEKVALGKRQIREFVTEYKLSGNRRVNVLAEGRLVNLAAAEGHPSSVMDMSFANQALGAEWISRNYKNLEKKVYVIPADIDKKIAELKLKAMGTKIDVLTPEQERYLSSWQEGT, from the coding sequence ATGACAAATTGTGACATCAAAGACCCAAGTTTAGCTTCCAAAGGAAAACTTCGTATTGAATGGGCGGCTCAAAACATGCCTGTTCTTCAATTAATCAGGGATCGTTTTGCCAAAGAAAAACCCTTGAAAGGGTTTCGTGTAGGCGCGTGTTTACACGTGACCACTGAAACCGCTTATTTGATGATTGCCCTTAAAGAAGGCGGTGCTGAAATTGCGTTGTGCGCTTCCAACCCTCTTTCTACTCAAGACGATGTGGCAGCCTCTCTTGTTCATGATTATGGGATTTCCACCTTTGCCATTAAGGGAGAAGACAAGGACACTTATTATAAGCACCTCAATGCGGTTCTTGATATCAAGCCCCATCTTACCATGGATGATGGTGCCGATTTGGTTTCCCTTCTTCATTCCGACCGTAAGGATGCCCTAGAGCAGATTATTGCAGGCACTGAAGAAACCACCACGGGGGTTATTCGTCTTAAGAGCATGGCTAATGACAAGGTTTTGAAATATCCCATTTTGGCCGTCAATGATGCCGAGACAAAACACTTCTTTGATAACCGCTATGGCACGGGGCAATCCACCATCGATGGCATTGTACGTGCGACAAACCGTTTGTTGGCAGGAACTACTTTTGTGGTGGCCGGTTACGGTTGGTGTGGCCGTGGTTTGGCCATGCGGGCTCATGGGATGGGAGCCAAGGTTATTGTGACAGAAATTGATTCGTTGAAAGCTTTGGAAGCCTTGATGGACGGATATCAGGTGATGCCCATGGCCCAAGCCGCTCCCTTGGCTGATTTTTTCTGCACGGTGACCGGCAATAAGCATGTATTGACCAAACAGCATTTTGAAGTGATGAAAGACGGTGCCATTGTTTCCAATTCGGGGCATTTCAATGTTGAAATTGATTTGGAATCGCTTGAAAAAGTAGCTTTGGGCAAAAGACAGATTCGCGAATTTGTCACTGAATACAAATTATCCGGCAATCGTCGCGTGAATGTTTTGGCCGAAGGTCGTTTGGTGAATTTGGCGGCGGCAGAAGGCCATCCTTCCAGCGTGATGGATATGAGCTTTGCCAACCAGGCGCTGGGTGCCGAATGGATCAGCCGTAATTACAAAAACCTGGAGAAAAAGGTTTATGTTATTCCTGCCGACATCGACAAGAAAATTGCCGAGCTTAAACTAAAAGCCATGGGCACCAAAATTGATGTCCTCACCCCCGAGCAAGAACGCTACCTGTCCAGCTGGCAGGAAGGGACCTGA
- a CDS encoding methionine adenosyltransferase, giving the protein MSSSYFFTSESVTEGHPDKICDNISDAVLDACLASDPTSRVACENLVTTNFCLVSGEITTKANFNAEALARKTIEEIGYTDPEIGFDAKTCEVKVLLKKQSPDISQGVTEGEGLFKEQGAGDQGLMFGYACNETPELMPMPIAFAHRLAFTLTQVRKNKKLNFLRPDGKSQVTVEYINGKPVRIDTIVVSTQHTPEVAYETLKEAIIEEVIKTSLPKELLKSDTRYLINPTGRFVVGGPHGDCGLTGRKIIVDTYGGMGRHGGGAFSGKDPTKVDRSASYMARYAAKNIVAAGLADRCELQVAYAIGYPEPVSLFVDTFGTGKFPHEKIEAAAREVFSFKPANIIKHLNLLRPIYKKTAAYGHFGRSEPEFTWEKTDAVERLKKSI; this is encoded by the coding sequence ATGAGTTCTTCTTATTTTTTTACTTCCGAATCGGTTACGGAAGGGCACCCGGACAAAATTTGTGACAATATTTCAGATGCTGTTTTAGACGCTTGTTTGGCAAGCGATCCAACCTCTCGTGTGGCCTGTGAAAACCTGGTGACCACCAATTTTTGCCTTGTCTCTGGTGAAATTACCACCAAAGCCAATTTTAATGCCGAGGCGTTGGCTCGTAAAACCATCGAAGAAATTGGTTATACGGATCCTGAAATTGGTTTTGATGCCAAAACATGTGAAGTGAAAGTTTTGCTGAAGAAACAGTCCCCCGATATTTCTCAAGGCGTTACCGAAGGGGAAGGGCTTTTTAAAGAGCAGGGAGCCGGGGACCAGGGGCTTATGTTTGGTTATGCCTGCAATGAAACCCCCGAGCTTATGCCGATGCCCATTGCGTTTGCGCACCGTTTGGCTTTTACGTTAACGCAGGTTCGTAAAAACAAGAAACTCAATTTCTTGCGCCCTGACGGGAAGTCACAAGTGACAGTGGAATATATAAACGGCAAACCGGTTCGCATTGATACCATTGTTGTTTCAACCCAGCATACTCCGGAGGTTGCTTACGAAACCTTAAAGGAAGCTATTATTGAAGAAGTCATTAAAACTTCCTTGCCGAAGGAACTTTTAAAAAGTGACACTCGCTATCTTATTAATCCCACCGGGCGTTTTGTTGTGGGTGGCCCGCATGGGGATTGCGGACTTACCGGTCGCAAAATCATTGTAGATACCTATGGGGGCATGGGACGTCACGGAGGCGGGGCTTTTTCTGGAAAAGACCCTACCAAGGTTGATCGCAGTGCCTCTTATATGGCTCGTTATGCCGCCAAAAATATTGTGGCGGCGGGTTTGGCTGATCGCTGTGAGTTGCAAGTGGCCTATGCCATTGGGTACCCTGAACCCGTTTCTCTTTTTGTAGACACTTTTGGTACTGGCAAATTTCCTCATGAAAAAATTGAGGCTGCTGCCCGGGAAGTGTTTAGCTTCAAACCGGCTAATATTATCAAGCATCTCAATTTGCTTCGTCCCATTTACAAGAAGACGGCTGCTTATGGCCATTTTGGTCGTAGCGAGCCCGAATTTACTTGGGAAAAAACAGACGCCGTTGAACGTTTAAAAAAATCCATCTAA